The genomic region GAGTAATTCCTTGTGAATGATAAATATCTAAACTTCTTATTATCCGTTTCCGGTCATTTCTATGTAATTGGTTAGCCCTCTCAGGgtcaattttattcaaCAAATTGTAAAGAGTTTGAGTGTCAAATTGGTCAAAATAATCTTCTAAACTCTCAGAATCTAACGAATTATATACAAACATTGTTATCAATGTTTAAATGTGCAATTACTGTTGTTGTCGGAATCCATGACTGATGGCCATAAAAGTGCttctatatataaattagtacCTCCAACAATCACTGGTAACTTGTTCTGGGAAAAAAGAAGATTTAGCTAAAAACTTGTTAAAATCAATTCAGAATACCGATTCTGAGCAGTCCTTAACGAACATAGAAACATTATAATCTTGAGTAGGATCAACGAAATTTAAGAGGTGATGAGGTATTAAACTCAATTCATCTTCAGAAGGTTTTGCAGTTCCAATATTAAACCCTTTATAAACCTATAAAttgattatatattcaatattaatagaatctGGTTTAGAATCAAACCTGCATTGAATCTGAATTAATTATCTCAGCGTTTATGTTAAAATCGttcaattttttacaaaaatcGATGCTGAACTTAGTCTTCCCACTAGCGGTACTTCCGACTATAATTACAAGTTTTctgttaaaattaaaaccGTCAGAAATTTTATCATGGTTTTCCATTccataaattaaatatttattaaaatgtgtaacaTAAGAATCCACAACATTAAtatgattaaaaattataatattttactatttaggtattttattttttagatcATTCCTCTTGATGttcaatttttttattttccatTTCCATCTTTTcctttttattaaatgttcCCTTATTTGCCTCCTCTACTATTCCACTATATTGTGATATTACTCTGCTAACAGCCTGGTGTAATTCATCTGCGATCATTTCATGTTGAGCCTAAAATCACCaatatttcaatattatttcacCTTCATCAAGTTCAAGTACATGTTTAGTATTTTATTCCTTGCCTAAATATTGTTATAGTATAATTTCATACTAATTTCTCAGAAACATCTCTTTTCTTTTCCATATTCATTACATAATCCTCAACAGTTGGATATCTAAACCATTTAAtttgaatgtgtaaaaattaatttaaatgtgtaaaataagaaatgtgtaagataagaatgtgtaaattatctCTTGGAATGActagtataaatattaatttattacgGTATGTCTGATTGTCctatttttacatttaattGACGTTTTTCAGATAAGTCTTCAGCTTGAGTTTGTAGAAATGATACTGGATTAGTGTAATTATGATTCATATTGAGCGTATTCCGTTGAtcaaattgtttaaaaGCAGTTTTTAgtttctaaattaaaatttaatcatGTTAAATACCTCAGTCTCAATTAAATAAGGGTTAAGTTGTAGTTGTAACATCTTTTGAAGttctaaaatattaatttctaatCCCATTTCTTACCAATTAGAGTAACTTGAGTTAATTGCTCAAATTCTTTAGATTCTTGATAAAAAGCTTGGATTTCCTCATCATTTCTCGCTTGTTCAATTTGGtcctaaaatttattaccaTAATTAGAGAACTAACCATTTTCTCCTTTATGGATGGATCCGGAGGATCAACTTCACTCATCtaacaatttaaatttaatcatCAAAGTACCATAACCCTCACTGAACTTGGCACATAGGCCTCATCAGTTTGTAGAAATGAAACTCCATTAaacctaaaaattattttctttattatttttttactttgatttatcatttttatgAGCGTATTTGGACAATAATTCCGCTATTAATTCCTTATTGTCAAAAACAGATAAGCTCTAAATGTCATtcatattataaatttaagaaCTAACATCATTTATTACGGTCTTTATTTTCTCTCTAGAGTTCATTAAAGCGTTGTTGTACTCCTGCTCAAGTCTCGACATCATACCCTAAATATTCATAATAAACAACACATCCTAACCTCTTCAAGTTCAATGCGATTTGATTCCAGTAACTTTATTTCCTCCTCAACTTGAGGTAGTGGCTATATACAAATTAGttgaatttatatacaGGTATGCAGGTGATTAACTTACGTTCTCAGGAGGAGCGAGTTTGATTTCAATTGACGGCATACTCTTTGAGTCCTTTACGAAATCAGTTTCCCAGAACCCCCAAacctaaaatattatatttaactgATAAAAATCAATAGTATTTATACACACATTTTCCGATGTGTAGCCAGTGtaaaaaatcataaaaattattttgaaaattataatatacattCTTTAAcaagataataaattttacaaaattaaattacattatgaaaattaagTTATGATACATTTTCAAAAGTTATTTTCAAATGTGTGATGTCGTTGAACCACCCATGGAGGATTCTCACTAAATTGGGTCTCCAGATAAAATTCACTTATAAACTTGGACAAGTATTTTTTTCGCTCGAAATCTAATTTGATTAGGTTTTATAAATCTAAAACTTGCCTGTAGATTTTTGTTTCCAAACTTTAGCAGGAATGAAACGAACTCTCCAACCCAAATCCCTCATAATAAGTTGTTtcctaaattaataaaatctttaattattcattaagGCTTACAGTGATATTGTTGGCAAGGAATCCTCTGATTCAGGGTATTCATCCCTAAAAAACATGActtatttaatgttttaaacCTTTCATATCTCATTTCAATTACCATattagtattttttaaaattattggaCTGTATATATGCCCTGAAATCCATATTTTCTAAGATTTAATACCTGTTATTCCTGAAAAATATTCTACGTTTAAACTATCCATTATCGATTTAACTTGAGTAATTTCCTTCGATTCTTCTTTTATTCCACATTTTAACTTAAGTTTAGGTGAAATTAgctttaaatattttacaaagtTTTCAATTTCAGTAGTGAAATGCTCTTGAAGATACGAGTGGTAAAATTCTATAGcataaaatacatttataagTTTTAACTGAACATAAACATCAGCAGATAACCTAAAATTATCAAGAAAGTCTACACATCCAAATGTTgaaattttatctttatgATTTAGGAGGAgtagataataaaatgtatcCACTGATAGAAAAGGATCTTCTTGGTAATTTTTGGACAAAATTGACAAAATTCTATCAAAGAAATTGGATTCCgttttatatttagtatatagCATCCCCTTTACAAGGGAATTTAGTTCATTTAGCCTGAGTTCATGAGTACTTTGAGATaaatagtaaattaaatttctgGATAAGCTGGGACTGAACCCATTCTTTTCatgtaaatttatcaattttgataaatgaACATTGTTAATATGGTTTAAAGAATCATGAAGAGAGGATAGAAGATTAATGTTCCTGGTTGCGATATAGAATCTTCTAATCATAATCTAAGAAGGTATAAAAATtctatttataattaaaaacatttttcaattttattaaaataaacaatGGGCAAGgtattatttagtttaaaacatcataatattataattgcCTAACACACTGTAGattagatataataatctcatcataaattttaaatcgGCATTTTAATGATgttataatgaatatttttttatcaaacaataataatggTCCAGTTTCTCTGATTTATAAACttatttttctaattatatttgtaaCATATTTTCCTCAAAAAATCCAgtgttttattaaaaattttgactcgaacattaaatttaataataaatattatggtttattgaatttaaaccttgaaaattttaatagaaGGACATTTGAACCATCGTTTCGACTCCAAAGTCGTACTTCAATTGAAACCGTTATACATACTGCtgattataaaaattatgatCCCAACTGTATAAAATATCACAAAGCTAACTATTGGAGAGAAAAGTCAGATGAGGAATTACACGAAGTATTCTATCTAACACATTAATAATCTATATTATCCAacacattaataataattgtagGAAATTAGGAAGATTCGAAAAGTATTAGTGAAAATAGAAGAATGCATAAAAGTTAAAGATCCTACACTTTTGCCGGATTCAAAGAAAAATGCAAAAAGAACCCAAGCACAGCTGTTGTTTATACTCCACGAACGTCACTTAAATTCTTTGAGAAATTCACAAAAAGCCACAAAAAactcaaatattaataaataattttaaaatgaaaatttcatataatatatattacattttaaacaactttttaaagataaaaatcCATGAACCAAGATCCAACCGTATCAAGCGGATTTCACATAAAATCGGATAAAGATGGGTGAAAGAAAgagatttaaatttcagTCATCCTCTAAAATCGCAAAATCCCTGATACTTTCTGCATACGATGATATAGTTACATTTTCATCAAAAGGTATTCTAATAAATCCAGTTATACCTATCCTTccatataaaaaaataactaataattaattgtagACGAAAATGGACCACCCAGATGCTTTAAAGTTACTTTAACAAATATCTTGAAGGTAAAAGATGTTCTCAAGTTTCAAAAAGAGCTCAGAGAGCTTCAAAAATCAGAGTTTTTTCTAAATCTAGATTCTTTTGGtgatttaaatgaaaaagACTCCGAATATTTCCAAAAACCAATTGAAACGCTGCTTAATTGTTCAAAAGAATCATCTCCAGTTGAGCTGGACTATCTATGTAGGATTATGGCAGCATATTTCAAGGTAATTCTAgtaaaacaattaatttaactttaggattttggaaataaagAGGGTTTGAAAGTACCATTTGATGATTTGCTTGAAATTATTGAGTTGAACACGAACCTAAACTCTAAGCCAATTTTCACATTTATCTTAACATACTTCAAGTAAGTTTAAGaaacaataatttagtTAGAGTACAAACGAGTTATATTTTGAATAATGTGGAGGTTGTTTTAAAGGATTTTATGCAATGGCTAAATTCAAGTAATCATCTTATAAAGAGATTGTCGATGGAGTCTTTGGGAATGCTACTGAGAAGAGCAACAATACCGATCATAAAGCAAGTTGTAACACTATGTATAAGCACGTAAGTTATAAGGTAGATTAATTAAGGTAGGGATGGGTCTGAGAAGATTATCTTTTCAATAATTCAAAATATCGATGGAAATTTCACAAGTAAAGTCAAGACATTGTTCACGTTCATGTTTGAGGATCTCATACCAAACAGAAGTGTATATCTTGAAAAGGTATCAGAAAATATCAGAAAAACAATACTACTCATGTCAACACACGCAAAGGACAGTAAAGTAGATATATCATGGCTAAAAAATCTATACCAAACAAATCTGGAAAAATTATCACAAGCCACTTGTAGAatagattttaaatcaatttgCATAGTCTTGGAGTTGGAACTAGAAATGCTAATGACATTCAATGAGACCAAATTTACGACTGTTAAAAGTTACCCACTGATTACAGATGGAGAATATTTTAGTATCATGTTAACTGACTTTCTAGTACCTCTACTCAGGTTCTCAAACATAAGTGGGAGATCACAATTGTTCGATGATATATGTAGTTATCTCCTTAGGGCAGTTCGTTCAAATACAGACTCAACTAAGATAGTAGATCGAGATTTCAGCTTGTTTCTAACTAACGTTGACCATAATTTGGTGGGAATGAACAATATAAATTCGTTTCTATCCCTGTTTGAATGGCGactaaaaacaaataatttggGACAGGTGTCACatatattattggtatTCTCAAGAATATTGCATAACAAGGATATATTTCACCCGCTAATTGTAAACCCCTCAATACTAAAAAGAGTATTAGAGTGTATAGACTCACTACTGACAGAGATGGAACAAGAGATAATTAATACAGACTCATTTTTGAATCTGTTTGGAATAATCTATGGTTTGTCATTCATCAACAAGGTTAGAATTAAGTCGAAAGCCTCTAAAATTGAGAATGCAGATCATTTGATGGAAAGGATACTGTCACAGGTTTTAAAAGGCCTTGAAAATTCACATGACCCAAGagttttgtttaaaatttatataatcgGATTTGAGTTGTTAAATAAAGATAAGAGTGCGTGGATtgagaaattaatttcagtTTCATCGATGTTGGATTTGTTTGGCAATTATTTTTTGCTGGAGTTTTTAGTTACAAATTTCAACGACAAAGTGGATTCAATACTGGAGTTGGTCATGACGAAGCTGCCAAATGAGAATGAATTTCTGAGAATTAACGCAATTAAGCTGGTTCAACTGCATTATAAGTTAAACTCCAGTGTGACTAACTATTTAAATCAGTTATTGGAGCTGGAAATGATGCCAAACGATATTGAAAGCGCAAGGAAAAAGTGTACATTAATGTCAAGAgttgtaaatttaattgatttcGAGTCAATAAAGGGAGGAGAATATCATCTGTTTATTATTCTGATTAAGAAGATTTTACTGAGCCAGTACTATGTTAAGTTCTCACCACTGTGGGAAGGTGCATACAATGcaaatatactattaatttctaaattgAAGGGTTATGAAAAGTCACTAAAAGCAACATGGGACTTGTACATGGAAAATTTGAAGATGGAAGATTTTAGACATTTAAGATTAGAAgaatttaatgataaaattttagaatcAGCCCTGAATTATGTATCAAGAGAGAGGACTGATCCCATCACCATCCAGTTTCACCTACTCAAGGTTGcatttgaaattatatcaGCAGTAAAGGATAGGGAGCAGAAATTTgaagatttaataaaatacacACTGGAACAGTTTGAAAAGAATAGTGATTTCCTTAAAAATCCTCTGTGTACACTTAGTGAACTTTTCACGAAGTTTAATAGGGAAGTTTACAGAGATGAGCTTTTTGAATCATGCATAACTGCGGGTTTGAAGTCTAAGGACCCAAAAATCCGTGAAGCAAGCCTagttattatttcaaaaaGGCATAAAATTGATGTAAAAAGACTTTCAGATATGTGTACGGGGAACTTTCAGCAGATATCAGCCTTGACTAAAAAGTACGAATACTCAGAAATGGAATTCGAGACTATAGAGGACAGAAAAAACTTGAATTTGTCAATTGGAATAGAAATTAGACTTTTGGTACCAAGAATATATCAATACTCAAATGTATCACATGGAAACTCATTTgttgattattttttaaattttgacaGAAAGTATgtaaatttactaattatGGAGTTGTTGCCAGTCAAGTATTCGAGTTTATTTAGAGAGAAGGATGACGAGGAATTCAATTGGATGGTCGAACAATTAATTACAAGTGtggaaaataattttcatttacCAAATGTCTTGACGacattaaatttgataattaaaAGACTAGTTAATCATTTGAGACCACAGAGTGTAAAGATAATGGAGTTTTGTTGTTTACTTCTAGAAGAAAACCATGAATTCAAGTCCGCAGACTCTAGAATTATAGTTGAACGtacatttaaaatcataatTGAGCTAGTGAGAGTATTTGGAACAGGTCATTTTATTGCCGTATTTTTACGGTAttctaaaataatagttGAACTAGTTAAGATAATTGGGCTTGATTTCGTTTTAATATGCACATCTGAGATGGATACTATGTCAGAATTTTGTACAAGAGTTGTTAAGGAACTTTTCCCGTCAGTTTTTGACTCAAAGTTGTCCAGAAAACATTTAATGTTGGCAAATAACATATATAATCTGTATGCAAATCATCTGAAAAGGAACAATATTGAGGAAAATAGTGAAATGAAAACATTGATGATAAGTTCATCAGAAGCATTGTTAGACTCGATGTGTAGTTCAGGGAAGTATGAATGTAACCTTTTGTCATACATTGTACTCTTGAATCTTAATAATGAGGTACAAAACAAGGCTTTATCGATATTCATCAAATCATTGCCAACAAGAACTGAAATGAACAGATCACTAAGACTGAACTCGAAAAATGATTTAGAACTGTGgaaaagaatattaaattcattggAATCATGTATATCGTTATTGGATCCAAGTGATACAGAGTCACTGGAAAATATTTGGGAGTTTGTAAACAACGTGTTATCAATGGTGCCAGATAACAAATGTAGAAATTATGCATCTTCACTAATAACGAAAATACCATCAAAAGGTAATTTTggattttttaataataatgtagaTGAAGGAGTAGGATACATAGGTGAAAAGCTATGTCTGATGAACAAAGAATCAGTTGAGTTGAGGTTAGATTTGGACCAGAACGTGGAAATCATCTCAGAGATAATAGAAGTTTTGGATAACAAAATGTCACTCAGGTGTATTAATTCACTATTGACacattcattatttttgttGTGGAACCACCAAGGTGATCCAGGAGTAAGGAGGTCTGTGGCAGCAATGTCATTTAAAGTTCTTGAAATTGTTAAGTTTAGGTTAACGGAATCTATATGTCTAGACTATGGCAAATATTCTGAACCGACATATCTATTGTCAAATACGTTGTTCCCATTCATACGTCGGTGTCTGGGAGGAAACTCAGAGGACTCGTTAATATGCCTATGTCTTGAGATTTTAGAGCATTATGTGAGGTTATTTTCCTCAGTGCTGGGTTCAAACCCGGTTTTGTTTTCAGATTTACACTCGGATTTGTTGTTGAACCCTGTTGTGGGAGATTATCTCCATAGTATGAGAGAGTTGCAGAAGTTTAAGAGGTCAAAAGGTTTGAGGAGTTTACAAACACTGGTTGAGTCGAATTGTTTTACAAATAATACTCTATTGAAGCTTATCATTCCACTATGTACCCAGTACCTAACTCAAAGGAACACAGTTAGGAATTTGGCTCTATCTGAAGCATCCAAACAGTCTATGATTACATCATGTGAACGTTTACCAGCTCATTCCTTCGTAAAGATACTCAAAAGGCTCTTGAAAATATATGATTCCTCTAAACTAACAATGGTGTTACAGATTTTCGCATCAATCACAAAGTTGAAGGTTGGAGAGTTGTATTCATATAACATGGCTGGGATAAGTACAGGAGGATCAGAAAATTTCAGCACTAGAGTGGAGCCATTTAAAGATACGCTTAAAATAGGTCTAATATTATCCAAGTTGAAGAAGATGAGCGTTGTCCAAGGAAAGAAGAAGCAGGGAGATGTGCCAGTGGTAGAAGTGTTCGAGTGTATAGGTTGGTTGCTTCAATATTACCCTGAATCTATAATAAACAAGGAGCTGATACTACACACGAGAGTCCTGGCAAAGTTTCTGATATCGAGAAATAGGGATGTTAGAAGGTTGGCAAGGATATCACTAATCAACTTGGCAAAACCATTTAAAACAAAGTATATTGATGTCTTTATAAGGGAGTTGTTCACAAACATGACGAAAGGATATAAGTGTTCAGTGCTgatttttacaatttactcgattttaaataaagtCCTTGATGAAGAGAATATACTGACCCCAACTAATCAGCTTAAGCTTTTGTACACAATGATATTGGACGAGATATCCAGAGTCCAGGAAAAAGATGACTCAAAATCAAAGATAGATGAGGCAAGGCATCCGAAATCATCACAACTGATTTCGCTAATTTCACAGCTTTCAACCTTGGAAGTGGTTGAGCAGAATTTCACCTTCCTGTACTCACTTTTAAATGGAAAGTTATCGAGCCACAAGCTGAGTCTTTTGGAATATTCAGATAAGTTTTTGAggaaaattaatgaattgaTAGTTTCAGCAACATCAGGAGttataaataacaaaaatataGACAAGACGACAGTTTGCTTTAAGATATTCATGACGATGTTACCGAAGGTGAGAGGGATTGAAGATAACATTTCCAAGTTTCCAAAAGAGATAGTTGAGCtttatagaaaatatttatCCAGGCCCGATTACATTCTGAGTGATTATTTCGAACTATCAAAGCCAGAAGCTAAATTACCAGAGGATGAGATTGTGAAAAAAGGTTATTTCTCAAAGTTGACTGAAAGATTTACAATCATGCCAGGTGCGTCCACTGGAAGGTCACTAGAATCATCCATGAAGAAACCTGGGTTTGAAAATCATATCTTCGCACCTCtatttgtaaattcatCGATTCGTCTATTCGGAAACATAGTCTCTTCAACTAATTTATCGAATAAAATggaagataattttaatttatcaaataaattgGAAAATGGTCTAGAGTGTGAAACTAG from Theileria annulata chromosome 1, complete sequence, *** SEQUENCING IN PROGRESS *** harbors:
- a CDS encoding trna delta (2)-isopentenylpyrophosphate transferase, putative (small overlap at the 3' end with gene TA20745), with product MENHDKISDVGSTASGKTKFSIDFCKKLNDFNINAEIINSDSMQVYKGFNIGTAKPSEDELSLIPHHLLNFVDPTQDYNVSMFVKDCSESLNLLFSQNKLPVIVGGTNLYIEALLWPSVMDSDNNNSESLEDYFDQFDTQTLYNLLNKIDPERANQLHRNDRKRIIRSLDIYHSQGITHTELIKLRKTQKDKEGIRYDALILCLKSDPEIQRSRIRERVKSMLKSGIIKECKELLELKAYKELIPLLIDESGFIEEPSEELLQKCATVLESKTWQYSQRQKTWINQRLLKSPLKTHVVNTNGILTLIYQLDVGIWDKLVMESVEITIKHLRDFNQLV
- a CDS encoding uncharacterized protein (1 probable transmembrane helix predicted for TA20765 by TMHMM2.0 at aa 13-30), whose translation is MNIFLSNNNNGPVSLIYKLIFLIIFVTYFPQKIQCFIKNFDSNIKFNNKYYGLLNLNLENFNRRTFEPSFRLQSRTSIETVIHTADYKNYDPNCIKYHKANYWREKSDEELHEEIRKIRKVLVKIEECIKVKDPTLLPDSKKNAKRTQAQLLFILHERHLNSLRNSQKATKNSNINK